In the Fervidobacterium sp. genome, TTTGTCGACTTTGACGTTGCAATCGCTACACCGGATATGATGAAAGTAATTGGAAAACTTGGAAAAATACTCGGTCCAAGAGGGCTTATGCCAAACCCAAAAACAGGTACTGTTACGGAAGACATCGCGGCAACTGTATCAGAATTCAAAAAAGGTAAAGTTGAGGTAAGAACAGACAAGACAGGAAACCTTCACTTCCCGGTTGGAAAAGCTTCATTTGACACCACCAAACTGAAAGAAAACATAAAATCAGCCTATGAACAAGTACTTGCATTAAGACCAGCAGGTGTTAAGGGGCAGTTCATCAAAAAGGCTGTCATTGCATCAACAATGGGACCTGGAATAAAACTTGACCTAAGTACGATAGCTGAAGGAAAGAAATAAAGACCCCCCCAGTGTAAACTGGGGGTTTTTTATTTAACAAAAAAGTTTCATAAAATTCTTCT is a window encoding:
- the rplA gene encoding 50S ribosomal protein L1, coding for GKTVRVLVFAKGEKAEEAKNAGADYVGAEELADKIANEGFVDFDVAIATPDMMKVIGKLGKILGPRGLMPNPKTGTVTEDIAATVSEFKKGKVEVRTDKTGNLHFPVGKASFDTTKLKENIKSAYEQVLALRPAGVKGQFIKKAVIASTMGPGIKLDLSTIAEGKK